The Microbacter margulisiae genomic sequence AAGAATGTTCCGTATGTTTTTCAGCCATTGGTCCATACTATCGGATTCGCTTTTGATCCCTTTGTATTTCCAGTGGGCAGCCACCCCTTTCTCTGCAATCTCATCCATACGGTGGGTTCTGATTTGCACCTCCACCCATTTGCCCTGCGGCCCCATTACCGTAATATGCAGTGACTCATAACCATTTGATTTGGGAATAGAAAGCCAGTCACGCAATCTTTTTGGATTGGGCGTATACATATCAGTTATGATGGAATAAACCTGCCAGCAAGATGATTTTTCAGCTTCTACCGGTGTATCCAGAATAATTCGGATGGCGAATAAGTCATAAATGGATTCAAATGAAGTGTTTTGTTTCTTCATTTTGTTCCAAATGGAATGAATGGATTTGGTGCGTCCCTTGATTTCAAAATCAAAACCTGCCTGTTCGATCCTTTTTTTCACAGGCTCAATAAATGCCTGAATATATGCATCACGCGACCGCTTTGTCTCATTAAGTTTTCTGGCAATATCATGATAAACCTGCGGCTGTTCATATTTCAGCGACAAATCCTCCATTTCCGTTTTTATGGCATACAAACCCAGACGGTGAGCCAGTGGTGCATAGAGATGCGTCACTTCGTAAACCACTTTAGGCCGGAGTTCTTCATCCAACAATTTCAGATTACGCATCGTATCCAGACGATCGGCAATCATAATCAGGATGACCCGAAGATCTTCGGCAAAAGTGAGCAACAACTGCCTGAAATTTTCGCTATCAATGGAAATATTCCGTTCATACAAATCATGTGCCCGGTAAAGACCCTGAACAATGACAGCTACCGAATCCCCAAACTGCTTCTCGATAGATTCAACCGTCTCGGTGCCATCCAGTAATCCATCATACAAAATCGTTCCCAAAATGGAAGAACGACCTAGCATGAATTCGTTTACCAACAACTGAATAATACGCAAATTGCGTATCAATAAGCGGAACGAATCCTCCGATGGATTTTGTGTGAAAGAACGGGTAACCCAGTCTCGCAGCGTCTTTAGTTCATGTGGTTTAAGTTTTACTCCAACCACATGCAATGCAGCACGATACTGACTTATCATTTCTTGCCGTTCCGATTCGGATAATTGCCAATCAGGTGCCATACGCATGATAAAAAAGAATGTAAAAACTATGACTCTACATACCAACAAAAAAAACAGGTTCCGTTAGCCTTCCCGATGATACACATAAGTGTTTGCCTGTCTAACAGGAGTTAGCAAAATATCATTGATATTGACATGAGGAGGACGTGTAACAATGAACTCCACAGCATCGGCAATATCTTCCGCATTCAAAGGTACAATACCTTTATAAACAGCATCTGCTTTTTCCTGATCGCCATGATAACGCACCAGGGAAAATTCCGTTTCGGCAGCTCCGGGAGAAATAGAACTTACTTTAATATTTTCTT encodes the following:
- a CDS encoding RelA/SpoT family protein; the encoded protein is MAPDWQLSESERQEMISQYRAALHVVGVKLKPHELKTLRDWVTRSFTQNPSEDSFRLLIRNLRIIQLLVNEFMLGRSSILGTILYDGLLDGTETVESIEKQFGDSVAVIVQGLYRAHDLYERNISIDSENFRQLLLTFAEDLRVILIMIADRLDTMRNLKLLDEELRPKVVYEVTHLYAPLAHRLGLYAIKTEMEDLSLKYEQPQVYHDIARKLNETKRSRDAYIQAFIEPVKKRIEQAGFDFEIKGRTKSIHSIWNKMKKQNTSFESIYDLFAIRIILDTPVEAEKSSCWQVYSIITDMYTPNPKRLRDWLSIPKSNGYESLHITVMGPQGKWVEVQIRTHRMDEIAEKGVAAHWKYKGIKSESDSMDQWLKNIRNILENPDLNATEAVDTFKLNLYDDDVFVFTPNGDLFKLKKGSTVLDFAFAIHTSVGSHYVGAKVSGRNVPIRYILRNGDQVEILTSPSQTPKRDWLNIAVTSKARAKIKQSIKEQENKDADLGREALMRRMKNRKVEFDESQMTGLSRKHGFKFISEFYQAISFGQLDVIELCDELQEMAKHGNDETDTTALRSVEHFTKQTDLEKITTENDVLVIGNDVKNVQYSFAKCCNPIYGDEVFGFVSVSGGIKIHRTSCPNAQQLKERFGYRIIDVKWTGKSGKVDMATLQIIGNDDIGIVNNVTSVLSKEKNVQMRSITVNSHETFFEGTISVMVSDVAQLSSLIKKLEMVKGVVRVTRL